One stretch of Nitrospirota bacterium DNA includes these proteins:
- a CDS encoding HEAT repeat domain-containing protein, translated as MAQALDDLLEALEDVDDATREEASKALAELADPTTLDALVGACGDEYWAVRAHAGRAVAKIGGAKAVEALIGLFNDSIMDVRNDVVAAVASMGAAVVDRLIAALKDERWRVREHAAKASGDIKDRKAVEALMLVCRDRDGAVKSAAAEALGKIGDPKAIPTLTKLFRDPSKTVRETAGTALIFIGQPSVDPLLECLKDKDFVVRCHAARALGGMTTDYQIGRTWVRDAKVVDALIATLKDPDRAVREDATIALGQIGDPRAIDALIEAMKDGVVKRHAIASLGMIGDPRALPPVLDALKGKGIRQDGTPTPGCIVSEDAFIKEAAATALGQFRDPRVIPDLIMLLKDGVLREKASAALATIGDTAIEPLIAFLYDPKASEVIAEGERVLSYASVRLTAKDALRLLALETLEKLGWMPAPEDITVNSSVVDNARVDMPLGDTGRFGPSGDFAQRG; from the coding sequence ATGGCCCAGGCGCTTGATGATTTGTTAGAAGCACTCGAGGATGTCGATGACGCGACCCGTGAGGAGGCGTCCAAGGCACTCGCCGAGCTTGCCGATCCGACCACATTGGATGCGCTGGTCGGCGCCTGCGGAGACGAGTATTGGGCGGTGCGGGCCCATGCGGGCCGAGCCGTGGCAAAGATCGGCGGCGCCAAAGCCGTAGAAGCGCTCATCGGTTTGTTTAACGATTCCATTATGGATGTGCGGAACGATGTCGTGGCCGCCGTCGCCTCGATGGGTGCGGCTGTCGTCGATCGCCTGATTGCCGCGTTGAAGGACGAGCGGTGGCGTGTCCGTGAGCATGCCGCAAAAGCGAGTGGCGACATCAAGGACCGGAAAGCGGTCGAGGCCCTCATGCTTGTCTGCCGAGATCGCGATGGCGCCGTGAAGAGTGCGGCTGCAGAGGCGCTGGGCAAAATCGGCGATCCGAAAGCGATTCCGACCCTGACCAAGCTCTTCCGCGATCCTTCGAAAACGGTGCGAGAAACAGCCGGGACCGCTCTCATTTTTATCGGCCAGCCCTCCGTCGATCCTCTCTTGGAATGTCTTAAGGATAAAGATTTCGTGGTCCGATGCCATGCGGCCCGCGCGCTGGGCGGGATGACGACCGACTATCAAATCGGTCGAACCTGGGTACGGGACGCCAAAGTCGTCGATGCCCTGATTGCCACGCTGAAAGATCCGGATCGGGCTGTGCGAGAAGATGCGACGATTGCCCTGGGCCAGATCGGCGATCCGCGAGCGATCGATGCCTTGATCGAGGCGATGAAGGATGGCGTGGTGAAACGGCATGCCATTGCGTCGCTCGGCATGATCGGTGATCCACGCGCCTTGCCTCCGGTGTTGGATGCGTTGAAGGGGAAGGGTATTCGGCAGGATGGGACCCCGACGCCAGGCTGTATCGTCAGCGAAGACGCCTTTATCAAGGAAGCCGCGGCGACGGCGCTCGGCCAGTTCCGCGATCCGCGCGTGATTCCCGACTTGATCATGCTGTTGAAGGACGGCGTCTTGCGCGAAAAGGCCAGTGCGGCCTTGGCCACGATCGGCGATACGGCGATCGAGCCGTTGATCGCCTTTCTCTACGATCCGAAAGCCTCCGAAGTCATCGCTGAAGGGGAGCGGGTGCTTTCTTATGCGTCGGTTCGACTCACGGCAAAAGACGCATTACGTCTTCTGGCGCTTGAAACATTGGAAAAGTTGGGCTGGATGCCGGCGCCGGAAGACATCACCGTCAATTCGAGCGTGGTCGATAATGCCCGGGTGGACATGCCCCTTGGCGACACCGGTCGATTTGGTCCTTCGGGAGATTTTGCGCAGAGGGGTTAG
- a CDS encoding alkaline phosphatase family protein translates to MKLALSLHRGWSTRILITSWFSLCLLFQSGAAVEAAPATAPTVPVQTEHVILFVLEGFGQDSLKGGTMPTLSRLIKDGSVTWSATAVKPALRLPTMASLITGMPVEKHGITWNTFEFSRGYPRAPSMFDYLDLSGGRDSAIFLMDESLYQLARPEPYTDYQMCGPLKSECSTDRIVSYIRQYFKKATSGHGYGHAIPALPHFLVVHLPEAGRVGASKGWASKEYRDALRLVDKGIHSVLDIYQEHGLTKRTTLFVTSLSAEGRDAGQEQADAAVPMVPWIASGVGIKQGHAIHQPVSILDTGATVMRTLGLETHTEWESHAVEEIFQAAFVAAPRVSLE, encoded by the coding sequence GTGAAACTAGCACTCAGCCTCCATCGCGGATGGTCGACTCGAATACTGATCACATCGTGGTTCTCTCTCTGTTTGCTCTTCCAAAGCGGGGCCGCGGTCGAGGCTGCCCCGGCGACGGCTCCTACGGTACCGGTTCAGACCGAGCATGTGATTCTGTTCGTCCTCGAAGGGTTCGGTCAGGACTCGCTGAAGGGCGGCACGATGCCGACTCTCAGCCGGTTGATCAAGGATGGCTCTGTCACCTGGTCTGCCACGGCGGTGAAGCCTGCATTGCGGTTGCCCACGATGGCCTCGTTGATTACGGGGATGCCGGTCGAAAAACATGGGATTACCTGGAATACGTTCGAATTTAGCCGTGGGTACCCGCGCGCTCCGAGTATGTTCGACTATCTCGATTTGAGTGGGGGGCGCGACAGCGCGATTTTCCTCATGGACGAATCGCTCTATCAGCTGGCGCGCCCCGAGCCCTACACGGACTATCAGATGTGCGGGCCGCTGAAGTCTGAGTGCAGCACGGATCGCATCGTGTCCTACATCCGTCAATATTTCAAGAAAGCGACCAGCGGTCATGGGTATGGACATGCCATCCCTGCGCTCCCGCATTTCCTGGTTGTCCACCTTCCTGAGGCCGGTCGAGTGGGCGCGTCAAAAGGCTGGGCTTCGAAGGAGTACCGCGACGCCCTTCGTCTGGTGGATAAGGGTATCCACTCCGTGTTGGATATCTATCAAGAGCATGGACTGACCAAGCGGACCACGCTGTTCGTGACCTCGCTCAGTGCCGAAGGCCGAGATGCGGGCCAAGAACAAGCTGACGCCGCTGTTCCGATGGTGCCGTGGATTGCCTCGGGGGTGGGGATTAAACAGGGTCATGCGATTCACCAGCCGGTCTCGATTTTAGATACCGGTGCGACCGTGATGCGGACGTTAGGATTAGAGACTCACACCGAATGGGAGAGTCATGCCGTGGAAGAAATCTTTCAGGCGGCTTTTGTTGCGGCCCCACGGGTATCCTTGGAATAG